One Oceanidesulfovibrio indonesiensis genomic region harbors:
- a CDS encoding NAD(P)H-binding protein, whose translation MIAITGATGQLGHLVIEQLLKTVPASQIVAIVRNPAKAQALSQEGLVVRQADYTDQA comes from the coding sequence ATGATCGCGATTACCGGCGCTACCGGCCAGCTTGGCCATCTCGTTATCGAACAGCTGTTGAAAACCGTTCCGGCCAGCCAGATTGTGGCCATCGTCCGTAACCCGGCGAAGGCGCAGGCCCTGAGCCAGGAGGGGCTTGTGGTTCGTCAGGCGGACTACACGGACCAAGCC